The Lactobacillus sp. ESL0680 genome has a segment encoding these proteins:
- the arcC gene encoding carbamate kinase, producing MANNRIVVALGGNAILSKDPTAQAQQEAVKKTASALVNFIKNGDELIITHGNGPQVGNLLLQQLAANSEKNPAMPLDTVGAMTEGSIGYWFQNALQEETAKNNIDKDIVTVVTQTIVNGDDPAFEKPSKPIGPFYSKEEADDVKKTYPDWTLVEDSGRGYRRVVPSPKPQAIKEIGAIQKMIANGIIPIVSGGGGIPVVKDGTHFTGKEAVIDKDFSAAKVAELVSADELIILTAVDGVCINFGKPDQKCLTKTNVKELEGYIAEDQFAAGSMLPKVQAALTFVKNTGKKAIIGSLDNVNEIIAGNTGTVIEL from the coding sequence ATGGCAAACAATAGAATCGTAGTAGCTTTGGGTGGTAATGCAATTTTATCCAAAGATCCTACTGCGCAAGCACAACAAGAAGCAGTTAAAAAAACAGCAAGTGCATTAGTTAATTTCATCAAAAATGGGGATGAATTAATTATTACTCATGGAAATGGTCCACAAGTTGGGAACTTGTTATTGCAACAATTAGCTGCAAACAGCGAAAAAAATCCGGCAATGCCATTAGATACTGTGGGAGCAATGACAGAAGGAAGCATCGGTTATTGGTTCCAAAATGCACTGCAAGAAGAAACTGCTAAAAATAACATTGACAAAGATATCGTTACAGTTGTAACGCAAACAATTGTTAATGGTGACGATCCTGCTTTTGAAAAACCATCTAAACCAATTGGCCCCTTCTATTCTAAAGAAGAAGCTGACGACGTGAAGAAAACATATCCAGATTGGACACTTGTTGAAGATTCCGGTCGTGGTTATCGTCGGGTTGTACCGTCTCCTAAACCTCAAGCAATTAAAGAAATCGGTGCAATTCAAAAGATGATTGCTAATGGGATTATACCAATCGTTTCTGGTGGTGGCGGTATTCCAGTAGTGAAAGATGGCACTCATTTCACCGGTAAAGAAGCAGTTATTGACAAAGACTTTAGTGCGGCAAAAGTTGCAGAATTAGTATCTGCAGATGAGTTGATTATTTTAACTGCTGTTGATGGTGTGTGCATTAATTTTGGTAAACCGGATCAAAAGTGCTTGACTAAGACGAACGTTAAAGAATTAGAAGGCTATATTGCCGAAGATCAATTTGCAGCTGGAAGTATGTTGCCTAAGGTTCAAGCTGCTTTAACTTTTGTTAAAAATACAGGTAAGAAGGCAATTATTGGTTCTTTGGATAATGTCAACGAGATTATTGCTGGCAACACTGGAACAGTTATTGAATTATAA
- a CDS encoding basic amino acid/polyamine antiporter, which translates to MDKEDGISKFGLTALIVSSSIGTGIFGITSDMANAAAPGPALLSWLFCGIGIYALVLSLNNLSKKRPELDSGIFSYAKAAFGPLGGFLSGWGYWLSAWLGNIAFATMLMSAIGYFIPIFKGGQNLPSILCAIIFVWGLSLLVNNGVESASFVNTIVTICKLVPLVVFMIIVAVSFKAGVFTADFWGNVANNVLHGGKVISVFGQMKQSIMIIMWVFIGIEGASVLANRAKKRSDAQAATIMGLATLIIVYVFASILPYGVLTQAQLATIKQPAMANILKHVVGEWGAIFINIGVIISTLGAWLSWTMLPAETTTLMAKDHELPSYWGKLNSKKAPTISLVITGILQTLFLFTLLATNYAYNFAYTLATAAILLSYLLVGVYQVKYSYKNGEWGQLFIGVIAAGFQLLAMVLAGWQQVMMTTIAYLPGFYFYWVACKEYGHKISFKEKIVMGIILILAIITIGLIINGTIKIG; encoded by the coding sequence ATGGATAAAGAAGATGGAATTAGCAAATTTGGGTTAACAGCGCTGATTGTTAGTTCATCAATCGGTACGGGGATATTTGGTATTACCAGCGATATGGCTAATGCTGCAGCACCAGGCCCAGCATTATTATCATGGCTATTTTGTGGTATTGGTATATACGCATTAGTATTGTCACTTAATAACTTGTCAAAAAAGCGTCCAGAACTAGATTCCGGTATTTTTAGTTATGCTAAGGCTGCTTTTGGACCTTTGGGTGGTTTCTTGAGCGGCTGGGGGTATTGGCTTTCAGCTTGGTTAGGTAATATTGCCTTTGCAACAATGCTAATGAGCGCAATTGGTTACTTTATTCCAATATTTAAGGGTGGTCAGAACTTACCATCAATCCTTTGTGCAATTATTTTTGTTTGGGGTCTAAGTTTATTAGTAAACAATGGTGTCGAAAGTGCAAGTTTTGTTAATACGATTGTTACTATTTGCAAGTTAGTGCCACTAGTTGTATTTATGATTATTGTTGCAGTTAGTTTTAAAGCTGGTGTCTTTACAGCCGACTTTTGGGGTAATGTTGCAAATAATGTTTTACATGGCGGTAAGGTAATTAGCGTATTTGGTCAGATGAAGCAGAGTATCATGATTATCATGTGGGTCTTTATCGGGATTGAAGGTGCTAGTGTTTTAGCTAATCGAGCTAAAAAACGTTCAGATGCTCAAGCCGCTACTATTATGGGTTTAGCAACTTTAATTATTGTTTATGTTTTCGCATCAATCTTACCCTATGGTGTTTTAACGCAAGCGCAATTGGCAACAATTAAACAACCAGCAATGGCCAACATTTTAAAACATGTTGTTGGTGAATGGGGCGCAATCTTTATTAATATTGGCGTTATCATTTCGACATTAGGCGCCTGGCTTTCATGGACAATGCTGCCAGCAGAGACAACAACTTTAATGGCAAAAGATCATGAATTACCTTCATATTGGGGCAAGCTTAATTCAAAGAAAGCACCAACTATTTCATTGGTTATTACAGGAATCCTGCAAACTTTATTTTTGTTTACACTATTGGCAACCAACTATGCATATAATTTTGCTTATACTTTGGCAACAGCCGCTATTTTATTGAGTTATTTATTGGTTGGCGTCTACCAAGTTAAGTATTCATATAAAAATGGTGAATGGGGACAATTATTTATTGGTGTAATTGCAGCTGGCTTTCAATTGCTTGCAATGGTATTAGCTGGTTGGCAACAAGTAATGATGACTACAATCGCTTATTTGCCTGGTTTTTATTTCTACTGGGTAGCATGTAAAGAATATGGACACAAGATTAGTTTTAAAGAAAAGATTGTAATGGGCATAATTTTGATATTAGCAATTATTACAATCGGCTTAATTATTAACGGTACGATCAAGATCGGATAA
- the argF gene encoding ornithine carbamoyltransferase: MDKRFNGKESNVFQGRSILAETSMTPAEMNYLIDFGLHLKYLKRNNIPHRYLEGKNIALIFEKASTRTRSSFVTAAAELGANADYLGKDEIHLGKKESVEDTAKILGSMFDGIEFRGFKQSTVEGLAKYSGVPVWNGLTDEWHPTQIIPDLMTLKENFGHLKGLTLTYVGDGHNNMGNSLLVGCSMMGVNIHIVAPKELFPSQKHVDIAKKYAEQSGSEILITDDIDKGVKGSNAIYTDVWVSMGESNWEERVKLLKPYQVNMDMMKKTGTPDDELIFLHCLPAFHDTNTDYGQEISEKYGITEMEVTDEVFRSKYSRVFEEGENRKHGIKAIMAATLGNLFIPEV, encoded by the coding sequence ATGGATAAGAGATTTAACGGTAAGGAATCTAACGTATTTCAAGGCAGAAGCATTTTGGCAGAAACTTCAATGACCCCTGCTGAGATGAATTATTTAATTGATTTTGGTTTGCACCTAAAATATCTTAAGCGGAATAATATTCCTCATCGCTATCTTGAAGGAAAGAACATCGCTTTGATTTTTGAAAAAGCATCAACTAGAACTCGTTCTTCCTTTGTGACAGCTGCTGCTGAATTAGGAGCAAATGCTGACTACTTAGGTAAAGATGAGATTCACTTAGGAAAGAAAGAATCAGTTGAAGATACTGCTAAAATTTTAGGTAGTATGTTTGATGGTATTGAATTCAGAGGCTTTAAACAATCAACTGTTGAAGGGTTAGCTAAGTATTCCGGTGTTCCTGTTTGGAATGGTTTGACTGATGAATGGCACCCAACCCAAATTATTCCTGACTTGATGACTTTGAAGGAAAACTTTGGTCACCTTAAGGGCTTAACTTTAACTTATGTTGGTGATGGCCACAATAACATGGGTAATTCTTTGTTAGTTGGCTGTTCCATGATGGGTGTTAATATTCATATTGTTGCACCTAAAGAGTTATTCCCATCACAAAAGCATGTTGATATTGCTAAAAAGTATGCAGAACAAAGTGGTTCTGAAATTCTGATTACTGATGACATTGATAAGGGTGTTAAGGGATCAAACGCAATCTACACTGATGTGTGGGTTTCTATGGGTGAATCCAACTGGGAAGAACGTGTTAAATTATTGAAGCCATATCAAGTAAATATGGATATGATGAAAAAGACTGGCACCCCAGATGACGAATTAATTTTCTTACATTGTTTGCCAGCCTTCCATGATACTAATACGGATTATGGTCAAGAAATCAGTGAAAAATACGGCATTACTGAAATGGAAGTTACTGATGAAGTATTCCGCAGTAAATATTCTCGCGTCTTTGAAGAAGGAGAAAACCGTAAACATGGTATTAAGGCAATAATGGCTGCAACATTAGGCAACTTGTTTATACCTGAAGTTTAA
- the arcA gene encoding arginine deiminase: MKNSAIHITSEIGKLKTVILKRPNHEVENITPDTMERLLFDDIPYLPIAQEEHDDFANTLRANGTEVLYMEQLAAQSLADEKVKNQFLDQMLKESGHTKGSVYEALKDYLLGLNDQDMVDKIIAGVRKNEVDVDLKSLGELAEDADDPFLMDPMPNTYFTRDPAAAIGNGLSINHMTFPARQRESLFMQYIINYHPRFKDQGIHVWRNRNHDSRIEGGDELVLSNHVLAIGVSQRTSAKAIEDIAHNLFKDSDFDTVLAIRIPHNHAMMHLDTVFTMINYDQFTVHPAILKDNGKLDVYVLTPDKNDEIKVEYHDDITSVLKKVLNQSEIDLIPTGNGDPIVAPREQWNDGSNTLAIAPGEVVTYNRNYVSNDLLREHGILVHEIRSSELSRGRGGPRCMSMPIVREDI, from the coding sequence ATGAAAAATTCAGCAATTCACATAACTTCAGAAATTGGAAAATTAAAGACGGTTATTCTCAAGCGACCAAATCATGAAGTTGAGAATATTACACCTGATACGATGGAACGATTATTGTTTGATGATATTCCTTATCTGCCAATTGCTCAGGAAGAACATGATGACTTTGCAAATACGTTAAGGGCTAATGGTACAGAAGTATTGTACATGGAGCAATTAGCTGCTCAGTCTTTGGCAGATGAAAAAGTAAAGAATCAATTTTTGGATCAAATGCTTAAGGAATCCGGTCATACAAAGGGTTCAGTTTATGAAGCACTGAAAGATTACTTGCTTGGTTTAAATGACCAAGACATGGTTGACAAGATTATTGCTGGTGTTCGTAAAAATGAGGTTGACGTTGATTTGAAATCTTTGGGCGAATTAGCAGAAGATGCTGATGACCCATTCTTGATGGATCCAATGCCAAACACTTACTTTACTAGAGACCCTGCTGCTGCTATTGGTAATGGTTTATCAATTAACCATATGACGTTCCCAGCTCGGCAACGTGAATCATTGTTTATGCAATACATTATTAATTATCATCCACGCTTTAAGGATCAAGGCATTCATGTTTGGCGTAATCGGAATCATGATAGCCGAATCGAAGGTGGCGACGAACTGGTTCTGAGTAATCACGTTCTAGCTATTGGTGTCTCTCAAAGAACTTCAGCTAAAGCAATTGAAGATATTGCACACAATTTATTTAAAGATTCAGACTTTGATACAGTTCTGGCAATTCGAATCCCTCATAATCACGCAATGATGCACCTTGATACAGTCTTTACGATGATTAATTACGATCAATTTACTGTTCATCCGGCCATTTTGAAGGATAACGGTAAGCTCGATGTTTATGTTTTAACACCAGACAAAAACGATGAAATTAAGGTCGAATATCATGATGACATTACTTCGGTTTTGAAGAAAGTATTAAACCAATCAGAGATCGACCTAATTCCTACTGGTAATGGCGATCCAATTGTTGCTCCAAGAGAACAATGGAATGATGGTTCAAACACTTTGGCTATTGCCCCAGGTGAAGTAGTTACTTATAACCGTAATTACGTTTCAAATGATTTATTACGCGAACATGGAATCTTAGTTCACGAAATTCGTTCAAGTGAATTATCACGCGGTCGTGGCGGTCCAAGATGTATGTCAATGCCAATTGTCAGAGAAGATATTTAA